A single region of the Vicia villosa cultivar HV-30 ecotype Madison, WI linkage group LG4, Vvil1.0, whole genome shotgun sequence genome encodes:
- the LOC131596879 gene encoding uncharacterized protein LOC131596879, whose translation MPASTVRKLVELKEFVGFNVNNNCFIDILQFAEDAVLVGDGSWKHIWAVKSVLRGFKLVSGLGIDFHKSKFIDINISLSFLEASATFLSCRTEEKEFTFLSIPIGSNPRRISSWLPLFAKLRKGLSSWKGHFLNFGGKIALLKSVLSSLLIFHLSFNKALVKIQHKIVRFKVGSFKEVQRSEVGYIGVLFVYLSKKARYGDIMLQMSHLVKDLNMEGSRNYLGGWICFLIIKSGFHFPYGPVNRDNKALC comes from the exons atgcctgcttcaacaGTTAGGAAATTGGTGGAATTAAAAGAATTTGTCGGTTTTAATGTTAACAATAATTGTTTCATTGACATTCTCCAATTTGCAGAAGATGCTGTTTTGGTGGGTGATGGTAGTTGGAAGCATATCTGGGCTGTTAAATCGGTTCTCAGGGGTTTCAAATTAGTATCGGGGCTTGGTATTGATTTTCATAAAAGTAAGTTTATTGACATCAATATAAGCCTTTCTTTTTTGGAAGCTTCTGCCACTTTTCTTTCTTGCAGGACAGAAGAAAAGGAATTCACTTTCCTAAGTATTCCTATTGGATCTAATCCAAGAAGGATATCATCGTGGCTTCCATTATTTGCCAAGTTGAGGAAGGGGTTATCTAGCTGGAAAGGACATTTTCTCAATTTTGGTGGAAAGATTGCTCTTCTTAAATCAGTACTTAGTAGCCTTTTGATTTTTCACCTCTCTTTTAATAAAGCTCTGGTGAAAATTCAACACAAGATTGTAAGATTCAAAGTGGGTTCCTTTAAGGAAGTTCAGAGGAGCGAAGTAGGATACATTGGAGTTTTGTTTGTTTACCTTTCGAAAAAG GCGCGGTATGGAGATATAATGTTGCAGATGTCACATCTTGTGAAAGATTTAAATATGGAAGGGAGTCGAAATTATCTTGGTGGATGGATTTGCTTTCTAATCATAAAAA GTGGTTTTCATTTTCCTTATGGTCCTGTCAATCGTGATAATAAAGCTCTTTGTTAA